Proteins co-encoded in one Maylandia zebra isolate NMK-2024a linkage group LG16, Mzebra_GT3a, whole genome shotgun sequence genomic window:
- the pikfyve gene encoding 1-phosphatidylinositol 3-phosphate 5-kinase isoform X5 yields MATDDKSSSSSSTDWSVEPAGISPTSPSHLTHFKPLTPEQDEPPLRSAYSSFVNLFRFNNKDEGRPPSTASEKPDIPAPSPQSERRSWSTSPSHSRTHRKQHPDHYRRTSTASEGSGKSVASLSNHDPRTAVQLRTALKRLKEIMEGKSQDSDLKQYWMPDSQCKECYDCNEKFTTFRRRHHCRLCGQIFCSRCCNQEIPGKFMGYTGDLRACTYCRKLALNYAHSADSGSIGEDLSALSDSPSSVCVLEPSEPRTPLGGRKSSRNIFLEEDLTWQRKTPIGMRKTMIHQEPQNSGLTSRLTTLQEDVGKSPVRKRSASVTTMTLDRSVSSMVPSYDSSVSPPTSRSMSGTKSGTKLDHSEEERKILLDSSQLKDLWKKICHNSTGMEFQDHRYWLRTYPNCIVGKELVNWLLRNGTISTRAQAIAIGQALVDGRWIDCVTHHDQLFRDEYALYRPLQSTEFSETPSPDSDSVNSLEGHSEPSWFKDIKFDDSDTEQLADETEYAMPNSASPSKRTSVSSSHSVVDSDSAASINLNMEQNNVNFHVKKQSKYPHVPPAAEQKEFLLSEDGVQNIVITDAFIKESLFNRRVEEKAKEMMFTPLGWHHSSLDQLREENGEKKAMERLLSANHSHMMALLQQLLYSESLSLSWRDIIVPVVRQVVQTVRPDVRNCDDDMDIRQLVHIKKIPGGKKFDSMVVNGFVCTKNIAHKKMNPYIKNPRILMLKCSIEYLYREETKFTSIDPIVLQEREFLKNYVQRIVDVRPNLVLVEKTVSRIAQDMLLEHGITLVINVKPQVLDRVSHMTQGDLVMSMDQLLTKPRLGTCHKFYMQPFILANSEVKTLMFFEGCPPHLGCSIKLRGASEYELARVKEIIMLMVCVAYHSQLEISFLMDEFAMPPSLAQSTSFPCLLEGAAASEEEEDGESPGSENNEESPGKTAGSEDSASAAQTEDEGLLLDSSSKNGDLEALQDKLNPKSPTPSVRKDEAPAETRTSSPFSNPPAPPFSVSPPFLMEEDQEMTGSDTLIAASDGDMGREATLLKQESLGLEDGDGSETPTPKLFRDPLQDDTGMFFAEQVASSDDRLKSISAVFKQELKDVILCISPFITFKEPFLLTPAGMHCPSRDYFPEQVYLSPLLNKDLKELDVRRKRQLLKDSAPSSLVGGQTNGVVQPRPIEFLPCHSLTSTRIVEQLSNSQNLAEMLADYRAKGGRIRQKETHDPFNSAAAAASSQSRGADIPGKPSVKSEGEEERPSKQSEMNWAPKVSNLDCLNPINHQRLCVLFSSSSIQSNNAPNPCVSPWIVTMEFYGKNDLSLGVFLERYCFRPSYQCPSMFCETPMVHHVRRFVHGNGCVQIVLKELDSPVPGYQHTILNYSWCRICKQVTPVVPLSNDSWCMSFAKYLELRFYGHQYSRRANAEPCGHSIHKDYHQYFSYNQMVASFSYTSIKLLEICLPRPKIFIRNLGPSKTNLQQDLKDFTQKVTQVYLAIDDRLTSLKTETFSKTREEKMEDIFAQKDMEEAELRSWIEKLQVRLQVCGSDSPQQLQAVLESLVVKKQSLCEMLQSWNSRLQDLFQQEKGKKRLSVPPSPGRHRPNTTDDSKSAVESSPRNPSPVVQNGEKEDRHLSTLSSSTVSSLLPSPGDPGAEPVTPVPSFIEQDSVSMSEDVFDGHLLGSTDSQVKEKSTMKAILANFLPGNSYNPIPFPFDPDKHYLMYEHERVPIAVCEREPSSIIAFALSCKEYKTALDDLSKVSNAGGEETSQPSSGGESRVKSSPARPTETTASQQSRSSTDTDSLKEADSADKQKKQALNPHVELQFSDANAKFYCRVYYAKEFHKMREEIMESSEEDFVRSLSHCVNWQARGGKSGAVFYATEDDRFILKQMPRLEVQSFLDFAPHYFTYITGAVQQKRPTALAKILGVYRIGYKNSQNNTEKKLDLLVMENLFYGRKMAQVFDLKGSLRNRNVKTESGKESCEVVLLDENLLKLIHDNPLYIRSHCKSILRAAIHSDAYFLSSHLIIDYSLLVGRDDATEQLVVGIIDYIRTFTWDKRLEMVVKSTGILGGQGKMPTVVSPELYRARFCEAMDKYFLMVPDHWTGLGTNC; encoded by the exons ATGGCTACAGATGACAAGTCCTCGTCCTCATCCTCAACGGACTGGAGCGTGGAGCCAGCTGGCATCTCACCCACCAGCCCCTCCCACCTGACTCACTTCAAGCCACTGACTCCAGAGCAGGATGAACCTCCCCTCCGCTCTGCATACAGCTCCTTTGTCAACCTGTTTCGGTTTAACAACAAAG ATGAGGGACGCCCTCCTTCAACAGCCTCAGAGAAGCCAGACATTCCAGCCCCTTCTCCTCAATCAGAGAGGAGAAGCTGGTCCACCAGTCCCTCTCACTCGAGGACGCATCGAAAGCAACATCCCGACCACTACAGACGCACCTCAACAGCCTCAG AGGGAAGCGGGAAATCTGTTGCATCTCTAAGTAATCATGACCCTCGTACTGCTGTGCAACTTCGCACTGCACTGAAGCGGCTGAAGGAGATCATGGAGGGAAAGAGCCAG GACAGCGATCTGAAGCAGTACTGGATGCCAGATAGCCAGTGTAAGGAGTGCTATGACTGCAACGAGAAGTTTACCACCTTTCGCCGCAGACATCACTGCAGGCTGTGTGGGCAGATCTTCTGTAGCCGCTGCTGCAACCAGGAAATTCCCGGAAAGTTCATGGGCTACACAG GAGACCTGCGGGCGTGTACATACTGCCGTAAATTAGCATTAAACTACGCTCACTCAGCTGACTCGGGCTCCATCGGCGAGGATCTGAGCGCCTTGTCTGACTCTccctcctctgtgtgtgtgctggagcCCAGTGAACCACGGACGCCATTGGGTGGGCGCAAGTCCAGCAGGAACATCTTCCTTGAGGAGGACCTGACCTGGCAGAG AAAAACTCCTATTGGGATGAGAAAGAC TATGATTCACCAGGAGCCTCAGAACAGCGGCCTCACTTCAAGGCTGACCACACTGCAGGAAGACGTAGGAAAATCACCTGTGAGGAAGAG ATCTGCCAGTGTGACCACCATGACGCTGGATCGCTCTGTATCCTCTATGGTGCCTTCCTACGACAGCTCAGTCAGCCCGCCAACCAGTCGATCCATGTCGGGGACCAAGAGCGGCACCAAGCTGGACCACAGTGAGGAGGAGCGAAAGATCCTGCTG GATTCCTCTCAGCTGAAGGATCTGTGGAAGAAAATCTGCCACAATAGCACAGGAATGGAGTTTCAGGACCACAGATACTGGCTCAGGACTTACCCAAACTGCATTGTGGGAAAGGAGCTTGTCAACTGGCTGCTGAGAAATGGAACCATCTCCACCAG GGCACAGGCTATTGCAATAGGCCAGGCATTAGTAGACGGTCGCTGGATCGACTGCGTCACACACCACGACCAGCTGTTCAGGGACGAGTATGCACTCTACCGACCTCTTCAG AGCACAGAGTTCTCAGAAACCCCATCTCCAGACAGCGATAGTGTCAACTCACTGGAGGGACATTCAGAGCCATCTTGGTTTAAAGACATCAAGTTTGATGACAGCGACACAGAGCAGCTTGCAGATGAGACTGAGTACGCCATGCCCA ACTCTGCCAGCCCCAGCAAGAGGACGTCAGTTAGCAGTTCCCATTCTGTGGTGGATAGTGACTCCGCCGCCTCTATAAACCTTAACATGGAGCAAAACAATGTCAACTTTCATGTTAAGAAGCAGTCCAAATATCCACACGTGCCTCCTGCTGCTGAGCAGAAAG aatTTCTTTTGTCCGAGGATGGAGTGCAGAACATTGTCATAACTGATGCATTCATCAAAG AGTCTCTGTTCAACCGTCGTGTGGAGGAAAAGGCTAAAGAGATGATGTTCACCCCACTGGGTTGGCACCACAGCTCTTTGGATCAGCTCAGAGAGGAAAACGGGGAGAAGAAGGCCATGGAGAGGCTGCT ttcagccAACCACAGCCACATGATGGcgctgctgcagcagctgctctataGTGAGTCGCTATCTCTGTCCTGGCGGGATATCATCGTACCCGTGGTCCGGCAGGTCGTGCAGACGGTGCGGCCCGACGTTCGCAACTGCGATGACGACATGGACATCCGGCAGCTGGTCCACATCAAGAAG ATTCCTGGAGGCAAGAAGTTTGACTCAATGGTCGTAAATGGCTTTGTGTGCACAAAAAACATCGCCCACAAGAAG ATGAACCCCTACATCAAGAACCCCAGGATCCTGATGCTCAAGTGTTCCATAGAGTACCTGTACAGAGAGGAGACCAAGTTTACCTCCATTGACCCCATCGTCCTACAA GAGCGAGAGTTTTTGAAGAACTATGTGCAGCGCATCGTGGATGTCCGTCCAAACCTGGTGTTGGTGGAGAAGACGGTTTCTCGTATTGCTCAAGACATGCTGTTAGAGCATGGCATCACACTGGTCATCAACGTCAAACCG CAAGTTTTGGACAGAGTGAGTCATATGACTCAGGGAGACCTGGTAATGTCCATGGACCAGCTCCTCACCAAACCTCGTCTGGGGACCTGCCACAAGTTCTACATGCAGCCCTTTATACTGGCAAACA GTGAGGTGAAGACATTGATGTTCTTTGAGGGCTGCCCTCCTCATCTTGGATGCTCCATAAAACTGCGTGGTGCTTCAGAGTACGAGCTGGCCAGGGTGAAGGAGATCATCATGCTGATGGTATGCGTGGCCTACCACTCCCAGCTGGAGATCTCGTTCCTCATGGATGAGTTCGCCATGCCGCCCAGCTTGGCACAAAGCACTTCGTTCCCCTGTCTGCTGGAAGGCGCCGCTGCttcagaggaagaggaagatggAGAGAGTCCAGGGAGCGAGAACAATGAAGAGAGCCCAGGGAAAACTGCAGGAAGTGAAGATTCTGCATCTGCAGCACAGACTGAGGATGAAGGGCTTCTCTTAGACTCTTCATCTAAAAATGGAGACCTAGAAGCTCTCCAAGACAAATTGAACCCAAAATCACCTACCCCATCTGTCCGAAAGGATGAGGCTCCTGCAGAGACGAGGACCTCCTCTCCATTTTCCAACCCTCCTGCACCGCCCTTTTCTGTGTCCCCTCCATTCCTCATGGAAGAAGACCAAGAGATGACAGGCTCCGACACGCTGATCGCAGCATCTGATGGGGATATGGGGCGAGAGGCAACGCTGCTGAAGCAGGAGTCGTTAGGTTTAGAGGATGGTGATGGATCAGAGACACCAACTCCTAAGTTGTTCAGAGACCCCCTGCAGGATGACACGGGGATGTTTTTCGCAGAGCAGGTGGCTTCATCTGATGACCGCCTGAAGTCCATCTCTGCAGTGTTCAAGCAGGAGCTCAAGGACGTCATCCTGTGCATTTCCCCCTTCATCACATTTAAAGAACCATTCCTTCTCACACCAGCTGGCATGCACTGCCCCAGCAGGGACTACTTTCCTGAGCAG GTCTACCTTTCTCCTCTCCTCAACAAGGACCTGAAGGAACTGGACGTGCGCAGAAAACGGCAGCTCCTTAAAGACTCAGCCCCCTCCTCACTGGTTGGAGGACAGACCAACGGCGTTGTGCAACCGAGGCCCATTGAGTTCCTGCCTTGCCACAGTCTGACCAGCACCCGCATTGTAGAGCAGCTGAGCAATAGTCAGAATTTGGCCGAGATGTTGGCGGACTACAGAGCAAAGGGGGGTCGCATCCGGCAGAAAGAAACCCATGACCCCTTCAACTCTGCCGCAGCTGCTGCCAGTAGCCAGAGCCGGGGGGCTGATATACCAGGCAAACCATCAGTGAAGAGCgaaggagaagaggagaggCCGAGCAAACAGAGCGAGATGAACTGGGCCCCCAAGGTGAGCAAC CTGGACTGCCTGAATCCCATCAACCATCAGAGGTTGTGTGTGCTTTTCAGTAGTTCATCTATTCAGTCCAACAATGCACCCAACCCCTGTGTCAGCCCATG GATTGTCACGATGGAGTTTTATGGCAAGAACGACCTCTCTCTGGGTGTTTTCCTGGAACGATATTGTTTCAG GCCATCCTACCAGTGCCCCAGCATGTTCTGTGAGACTCCCATGGTGCATCACGTCCGTCGGTTTGTGCACGGCAACGGCTGTGTGCAGATTGTGTTGAAGGAGTTGGACTCCCCTGTGCCTGGTTATCAGCACACAATTCTCAACTACTCCTGGTGCCGAATCTGCAAGCAG gtGACACCGGTGGTTCCTCTCTCCAATGACTCGTGGTGTATGTCTTTTGCCAAATACCTGGAACTTCGCTTCTATGGTCACCAGTACTCCAGACGGGCTAATGCAGAGCCCTGCGGGCACTCCATCCACAAAGACTACCACCAGTACTTCTCATATAACCAGATGGTGGCTTCCTTCAG CTACACGTCTATAAAGTTGTTGGAGATTTGTCTTCCTCGGCCCAAGATCTTCATCAGGAACCTGGGACCATCCAAAACCAACCTGCAGCAGGACCTGAAGGACTTCACTCAGAA aGTCACACAGGTGTACTTGGCCATCGATGACCGCCTCACATCCCTGAAAACTGAAACCTTCAGTAAGACACGTGAAGAAAAGATGGAGGACATTTTCGCTCAGAAAGAT ATGGAAGAGGCAGAGCTGCGGAGCTGGATCGAAAAGCTTCAGGTTCGACTGCAGGTGTGCGGCTCAGATTCTCCTCAGCAGCTGCAGGCTGTTCTCGAGTCGCTGGTGGTGAAGAAACAGAGTCTGTGCGAGATGCTGCAGTCCTGGAACAGCAG ACTTCAGGATTTGTTCCAGCAGGAGAAAGGCAAGAAGCGCTTGTCTGTACCCCCCAGCCCAGGCAGACACAGGCCAAACACCACTGACGACAGCAAG aGTGCTGTGGAGTCCTCCCCTCGTAACCCATCACCGGTGGTACAAAATGGTGAGAAAG AGGACCGTCACCTCAGTACGCTGTCCTCCTCCACTGTTTCCTCCTTGCTGCCATCACCAGGAGATCCTGGAGCCGAGCCGGTCACACCTGTCCCCTCCTTTATCGAGCAGGACTCTGTCAGCATGTCAGAAG ACGTCTTTGACGGACACCTGCTGGGCTCCACTGACAGCCAGGTGAAGGAAAAATCCACCATGAAAGCAATCCTCGCCAACTTCCTCCCAGGAAACAGCTACAATCCCATCCCTTTCCCATT TGATCCAGATAAGCACTACCTCATGTACGAACATGAGCGGGTTCCCATCGCAGTGTGCGAGAGAGAGCCAAGCTCCATCATCGCCTTCGCCCTCAG CTGCAAGGAGTACAAAACAGCACTGGATGATCTGTCTAAGGTGTCGAACGCAGGAGGAGAGGAGACTTCACAGCCCAGCAG TGGTGGAGAGAGCCGGGTTAAGAGCAGCCCTGCCAGGCCCACTGAGACgacagcatcacagcagagtcgcagcagcacagacacagatTCTCTCA AAGAGGCCGACTCAgcagataagcagaagaaacagGCCCTAAATCCACACGTTGAGCTGC AGTTCTCCGATGCCAACGCCAAGTTCTACTGTCGGGTCTACTACGCCAAGGAGTTTCACAAGATGCGAGAGGAGATCATGGAGAGCAGTGAGGAGGATTTCGTCCGCTCGCTGTCCCACTGCGTTAACTGGCAGGCTCGTGGGGGGAAATCTGGAGCTGTGTTCTACGCAACAGAAG ACGACCGCTTCATCCTGAAGCAGATGCCCAGACTGGAGGTCCAGTCCTTCCTGGACTTTGCACCCCACTACTTTACCTACATCACAGGAGCTGTGCAGCAGAAA CGGCCGACGGCGTTGGCGAAGATCCTGGGTGTGTACAGGATTGGCTACAAGAACTCTCAGAACAACACGGAGAAGAAGCTGGACCTCCTTGTTATGGAAAACCTGTTTTATGGACGCAAGATGGCTCAG GTATTCGACCTCAAAGGCTCGCTGAGAAACCGCAATGTGAAGACAGAATCGGGCAAGGAAAGCTGCGAGGTGGTCCTACTGGACGAGAACTTGCTGAAGCTGATCCACGACAACCCGCTCTACATCCGCTCCCACTGCAAGTCCATCTTACGAGCTGCCATTCACAGCGACGCCTACTTCCTGTCTAGCCACCTCATCATCGACTACTCCCTGCTGGTTGGGCGGGACGACGCCACCGAGCAGCTGGTCGTTGGGATTATag ATTACATCAGGACGTTCACCTGGGACAAGAGACTGGAAATGGTTGTTAAATCCACTGGAATCCTCGGAGGCCAAG GGAAGATGCCCACTGTGGTTTCTCCGGAGCTGTACAGAGCTCGCTTCTGCGAAGCCATGGACAAATACTTCCTGATGGTCCCTGACCACTGGACTGGTCTGGGAACTAACTGCTGA